The Candidatus Omnitrophota bacterium genome includes a window with the following:
- a CDS encoding zf-HC2 domain-containing protein, whose amino-acid sequence MIRCGKIQELLKTDFLDGQLNPREKQSIDGHLKQCPECRSLVKELQAQRALFQSAESKQIPERVWENIRGAIITERLNREEGLSLGAIKRLRDLLFKRRPAFILATSFSAIIIFAVIFTGLIQNKMALSKQEAAESLAGYSLSAENGYLLNGLGTNIEEYFL is encoded by the coding sequence ATGATCCGGTGTGGGAAAATACAGGAATTGCTCAAAACCGATTTTTTGGATGGGCAGCTGAACCCGCGAGAGAAGCAATCCATTGATGGGCATCTTAAACAGTGCCCTGAATGCAGAAGCCTGGTAAAAGAATTGCAGGCTCAACGCGCGCTTTTTCAGTCGGCAGAATCTAAACAGATCCCTGAGCGCGTATGGGAGAACATCCGCGGCGCCATTATCACAGAGCGGCTTAACCGGGAAGAGGGCTTAAGCCTTGGCGCTATTAAACGGCTAAGGGATTTGCTGTTTAAAAGAAGGCCGGCATTTATTTTAGCCACTTCCTTTTCAGCGATAATTATTTTCGCGGTTATTTTTACAGGCTTGATCCAGAATAAAATGGCCTTGAGCAAACAAGAAGCCGCAGAAAGTTTGGCGGGCTATAGCTTAAGCGCTGAAAACGGATATCTGCTTAACGGCCTGGGGACAAATATAGAGGAATATTTTTTATAA